From Aerosticca soli, a single genomic window includes:
- a CDS encoding ESPR-type extended signal peptide-containing protein, producing the protein MNKVFSKVWNARKGALVVASEFATQRGKGGRTGAALALACAAGAAMLCPAGQAWAQTQDQPPTLCTLSAGTGTATGTNAFVCGPAASAQAGGTALGARAQAAAEAVALGDGASASGEASTAVGGVYIDYDGTPYATFASVYGATALGAGAGADGIDSTAVGSLAYATGQGAFAGGNNAGAAGYNSVALGANAQASDRGSIAIGGGDADPANNYLATEAQGEGAIAIGSLAAAEGRGALGLGYQTVSLGDNASALGNGAWAQGAGATAVGGSAYAGADTATAIGNDAVVVGEGATAVGAGAYAEGAYAIGMGLQSGGYGGAIGLQSISIGLNSGATNVGAVALGGFSLAQGRLSTALGYSAAATGTTAVAVGYGARGTASNAVAVGQSAQATASNSVALGSGSVANQANTVSVGTSSSQRRITNVAAGTAATDAVNKSQLDAVAAQAGQTDASAVKYDGADKRAVTFAGPTGTTLHNVAAGTAATDAVNKGQLDAVSSRVDANTTAIGVLDGRVTGIEDQIGGLQQDTAKLSAIGVDTTNDASDQASVAAGSRGVAIGASAKSGGDHATAVGGDSEAAGANDTALGGHARIDADGSTAVGANTHITADATNAVAVGESATVSAASGTALGQGASASAQGAVALGQGAVADQTDTVSVGNAGTQRRIVNVAAGTAAHDAVNVDQLDEVTQQALETAKSYADNGDVATLQQSRAYTDSKFANTVGRSEFDTFRNQVDDRFHDVDRRLDRVGAMGTAMAQMSMNTAGLAGDNRMGVGAGRYGGQSAIAVGYQHAFRDNRASFSVGASASGSESSVGIGGGFSW; encoded by the coding sequence ATGAACAAGGTTTTCAGCAAGGTTTGGAATGCCCGCAAGGGCGCGCTGGTGGTGGCTTCCGAATTCGCCACGCAGCGCGGCAAGGGCGGGCGTACCGGCGCGGCCCTCGCCCTGGCCTGCGCAGCCGGTGCGGCAATGCTGTGCCCCGCCGGCCAGGCATGGGCCCAGACACAGGACCAGCCACCAACGCTGTGCACGCTCAGTGCCGGCACGGGGACGGCCACCGGCACCAACGCCTTCGTCTGCGGCCCGGCGGCCTCGGCACAGGCCGGAGGCACTGCCCTGGGTGCCCGTGCCCAGGCCGCCGCCGAAGCGGTGGCGCTCGGGGATGGCGCCAGCGCCAGCGGCGAGGCGAGCACCGCGGTGGGCGGGGTCTATATCGACTACGACGGCACGCCCTATGCCACCTTTGCCTCGGTCTACGGCGCGACGGCGCTTGGTGCGGGAGCCGGTGCGGATGGAATCGACAGCACCGCAGTCGGCTCGCTGGCCTACGCGACCGGACAGGGCGCCTTCGCCGGCGGCAACAATGCCGGCGCCGCCGGTTACAACAGCGTGGCGCTCGGCGCCAACGCCCAGGCATCGGACCGCGGCAGCATCGCCATCGGCGGCGGCGATGCCGATCCGGCCAACAACTACCTGGCCACCGAGGCGCAGGGCGAGGGCGCGATCGCGATCGGTTCGCTGGCCGCAGCCGAGGGTCGCGGCGCGCTCGGCCTCGGCTACCAGACCGTGAGCCTGGGTGACAACGCCAGTGCGCTCGGCAACGGCGCCTGGGCGCAGGGCGCGGGAGCCACCGCAGTCGGTGGCTCCGCCTATGCCGGCGCAGACACCGCCACCGCCATCGGCAACGATGCCGTGGTCGTCGGCGAGGGGGCCACGGCCGTGGGTGCCGGCGCCTATGCCGAAGGCGCCTACGCGATCGGCATGGGATTGCAGTCGGGCGGCTATGGCGGCGCCATCGGCCTGCAATCCATCTCCATCGGACTCAACAGCGGTGCAACGAATGTCGGGGCCGTGGCCTTGGGAGGATTCAGCCTGGCGCAGGGACGGTTGTCCACTGCACTTGGCTACAGCGCGGCAGCCACGGGTACGACCGCGGTGGCGGTGGGGTATGGAGCCCGGGGTACGGCCTCGAACGCCGTCGCCGTGGGCCAGAGTGCTCAGGCGACGGCTTCCAACAGCGTCGCCCTGGGCTCAGGCTCCGTGGCCAATCAAGCCAATACGGTATCGGTGGGGACTTCGTCGAGTCAGCGCCGTATCACCAACGTCGCCGCCGGCACGGCCGCGACCGATGCCGTCAACAAGTCCCAGCTCGACGCGGTGGCTGCGCAGGCGGGCCAGACCGACGCCAGCGCGGTGAAGTACGACGGCGCCGACAAGCGTGCGGTGACCTTCGCCGGTCCCACCGGCACGACACTGCACAATGTGGCGGCAGGCACGGCGGCGACTGATGCGGTGAACAAGGGCCAGCTCGATGCGGTCAGCAGCCGCGTGGATGCCAACACCACGGCCATCGGCGTGCTGGATGGACGCGTCACCGGCATCGAAGATCAAATCGGAGGCCTGCAGCAAGACACCGCGAAGCTGAGTGCCATCGGCGTCGATACGACCAACGACGCCAGCGATCAGGCATCGGTGGCGGCGGGAAGCAGGGGCGTGGCCATCGGCGCCTCGGCCAAGAGCGGCGGTGACCACGCCACCGCCGTGGGCGGCGACAGTGAGGCGGCGGGCGCCAACGATACCGCCCTGGGTGGTCATGCCAGGATCGATGCCGACGGCAGCACGGCGGTCGGCGCCAACACCCATATCACGGCCGACGCCACCAATGCCGTGGCGGTGGGCGAGAGTGCCACGGTGTCGGCCGCCTCGGGCACGGCGCTGGGACAAGGCGCTTCCGCATCGGCACAGGGTGCGGTGGCGCTGGGCCAGGGCGCGGTCGCCGACCAGACGGACACGGTCTCGGTGGGCAACGCCGGCACGCAGCGCAGGATCGTCAACGTCGCCGCCGGCACGGCCGCGCACGATGCGGTCAACGTGGACCAGCTCGACGAAGTCACCCAGCAGGCGCTGGAGACCGCCAAGAGCTACGCCGACAACGGTGACGTGGCGACGCTGCAGCAGTCGCGCGCCTATACCGACAGCAAGTTCGCCAATACGGTCGGGCGCAGCGAGTTCGACACCTTCCGCAACCAGGTCGACGATCGCTTCCACGACGTCGACCGGCGGCTGGATCGCGTCGGTGCGATGGGCACGGCGATGGCGCAGATGAGCATGAACACGGCGGGCCTCGCGGGCGACAACCGCATGGGCGTGGGCGCCGGACGTTATGGCGGCCAGTCGGCGATCGCGGTGGGCTACCAGCATGCCTTCCGCGACAATCGTGCCAGCTTCTCGGTCGGTGCCTCGGCTTCCGGCTCGGAGAGCTCGGTCGGCATCGGTGGCGGCTTCAGCTGGTGA
- a CDS encoding general secretion pathway protein GspK, which produces MRAIATRPRSQRGIALLVVLWACTLLAILLGGYAVLARTEGLQARYQFAQTQAHYAAEAGLARAIYALTDPEPRRRWIADGRPYEVAFDGARVRVGVVDESGKVDLNAAQPEVLAALFQAAGATAAQAGPLAAAVVAWRSPPTAGGEPAGATARHAPFASLEELQQVPGMTAGLYARLADDITIWSGRAAPEPASASPLALAAIPGMTAAQIAQLTSQRQQAATAPLAAMSGVTHSIRAEATLADGTRAVLRATVRLQGGRSGAQPYAILHWREDDGE; this is translated from the coding sequence ATGAGGGCCATCGCCACCCGCCCGCGCAGTCAACGCGGCATCGCCCTGCTGGTGGTGCTGTGGGCATGCACGCTGCTGGCCATCCTGCTCGGCGGCTATGCGGTGCTCGCACGCACCGAAGGCCTGCAGGCGCGCTACCAGTTCGCGCAGACGCAGGCCCACTATGCGGCCGAGGCGGGACTGGCGCGGGCGATCTACGCCTTGACCGACCCGGAGCCGCGCCGGCGCTGGATCGCCGACGGACGGCCCTATGAAGTCGCCTTCGACGGCGCGCGCGTGCGGGTCGGCGTGGTCGACGAGAGCGGCAAGGTCGATCTCAATGCCGCCCAGCCGGAAGTGCTGGCGGCCCTGTTCCAGGCCGCCGGCGCGACCGCCGCGCAGGCCGGGCCGCTGGCCGCCGCGGTGGTCGCCTGGCGCTCGCCGCCCACGGCCGGCGGTGAACCGGCCGGTGCGACCGCGCGTCATGCGCCGTTTGCGAGCCTGGAGGAGTTGCAGCAGGTGCCGGGCATGACCGCCGGGCTGTATGCCCGCCTCGCCGACGACATCACGATCTGGTCCGGCCGCGCCGCGCCGGAACCGGCGAGCGCCTCGCCGCTCGCGCTGGCCGCGATTCCGGGCATGACCGCCGCGCAGATCGCGCAGCTGACGTCGCAGCGGCAGCAAGCGGCGACCGCCCCGCTGGCCGCGATGTCCGGCGTCACGCATAGTATCCGTGCCGAAGCCACGCTGGCCGACGGCACGCGCGCGGTCCTGCGCGCCACGGTACGCCTGCAGGGGGGCAGGTCCGGGGCGCAGCCGTACGCGATCTTGCATTGGCGGGAGGACGACGGGGAATGA
- a CDS encoding M4 family metallopeptidase, with protein sequence MPRKRLAGALLAALGLTIPFAASAAVSIRIHAGKLGQSPDTDLPRRLGLDAGTTLTATAHVRTAHNTVKTRLQQQFAGLPVYGRHLVVERATDGSIVGVEGLAAGGLPLDLPSTRARLSASQAQAALKARLGHTALPSEGEQGTLFIYPDAAKARLVYRVSYRVWAGNRLSRPTALVDANSGDILSTWEGLTTGRRPPDTSTPVPVEATGPGGNELTGLYHYDGIGAGHELLPAQRTGNTCYLQDADVSTYNLAGGQRVVQWSFGCAGNDSTRWVSSGDAINGAFSPVNDAHHFGGVVHDMYQDWFGESPLVTDAGTPMQLSMWVHYGTNYENAFWDGSEMVFGDGDQYFYPFVVLDVTGHEISHGFTEQHAALEYVGQSGGMNEAFSDMAGEAVKYYDRGVNDFLVGADMVKPATVPLLGMPALRDMCTPSRDGQSIDNAGAYYDGLDVHYSSGVYNRAFCTLAKTSGWNTRKAFEVFHDANALYWGPRETFASGACGVQRAAGDRGYGVADVTAAFAAVGVTCPQI encoded by the coding sequence ATGCCACGCAAACGACTCGCCGGCGCCCTGCTCGCCGCACTGGGGTTGACTATTCCGTTCGCAGCTTCCGCAGCGGTGTCCATCCGCATCCATGCCGGCAAGCTCGGCCAATCGCCCGACACCGATCTGCCCCGACGGCTCGGTCTGGATGCCGGCACCACCCTGACCGCGACGGCGCATGTGCGCACCGCGCACAACACGGTCAAGACGCGACTGCAGCAGCAATTCGCCGGCTTGCCGGTCTATGGTCGACACCTCGTGGTGGAACGCGCCACGGACGGCAGCATCGTCGGCGTGGAAGGCCTGGCTGCAGGCGGTCTGCCGCTGGATCTGCCAAGCACCCGGGCACGGCTCAGCGCGAGCCAGGCGCAGGCGGCCCTGAAGGCGCGCCTGGGGCACACGGCGCTGCCCAGCGAGGGCGAGCAGGGGACGCTCTTCATCTATCCGGATGCCGCCAAGGCGCGCCTGGTCTACCGCGTTTCCTACCGGGTCTGGGCCGGCAACCGGCTGTCGCGACCCACCGCGCTGGTGGATGCCAATTCCGGCGACATTCTGTCCACGTGGGAAGGCCTGACCACCGGCCGCCGCCCGCCCGATACCTCTACGCCGGTGCCGGTGGAAGCCACCGGGCCCGGCGGCAACGAACTGACCGGGCTCTATCACTACGACGGCATCGGTGCCGGACATGAGCTTCTGCCCGCGCAGCGCACCGGCAATACCTGCTATCTGCAGGATGCCGACGTCAGCACCTACAACCTCGCCGGCGGTCAGCGGGTCGTGCAGTGGTCATTCGGCTGCGCGGGCAACGATTCCACCCGCTGGGTGAGTTCGGGCGATGCCATCAACGGCGCCTTCTCGCCGGTGAACGACGCGCACCATTTCGGCGGCGTGGTGCACGACATGTATCAGGACTGGTTCGGCGAATCGCCGCTGGTCACCGATGCCGGCACGCCCATGCAGCTGTCGATGTGGGTGCACTACGGCACCAACTACGAGAACGCCTTCTGGGATGGCAGCGAGATGGTGTTCGGCGACGGCGACCAGTACTTCTATCCATTCGTGGTGCTGGACGTGACCGGCCACGAGATCAGCCACGGCTTCACCGAACAGCACGCGGCTCTGGAATACGTCGGCCAATCCGGCGGCATGAACGAGGCGTTCTCGGACATGGCCGGCGAGGCGGTGAAGTACTACGACCGCGGCGTCAACGATTTCCTGGTCGGCGCCGACATGGTCAAGCCCGCCACGGTTCCTCTGCTCGGCATGCCGGCGCTGCGCGACATGTGCACGCCGAGCCGCGACGGCCAGTCGATCGACAACGCCGGCGCCTATTACGACGGGCTGGACGTGCATTACTCAAGCGGCGTGTACAACCGCGCCTTCTGCACCCTGGCCAAGACCAGCGGCTGGAACACGCGCAAGGCGTTCGAAGTCTTCCACGATGCCAACGCGCTGTACTGGGGGCCGCGCGAGACCTTCGCCAGCGGCGCCTGCGGCGTGCAACGGGCCGCGGGTGATCGAGGTTACGGCGTCGCGGACGTGACCGCGGCGTTCGCCGCCGTCGGCGTGACCTGTCCTCAAATCTAA
- the gspE gene encoding type II secretion system ATPase GspE: MDCVAGTADGREAAVCAALVARGALKESDLARARRLHEETPEGTLTALLARLGLVAERDLAQAWSELLGAPLLVAAEAPVLAPPELEISPRFLKQQHVVPVREGEDSLALVVADPADPYPLQAVELAAGKRVGLRIGLRSEIDELIERYYGSGRSAMGAIVENLDGSAAEEEDVEHLRDLASEAPVIRLVNLILQRAVESRASDVHVEPFENRLKVRYRIDGVLHEVEAPPASSTAAVISRVKIMARLNIAERRLPQDGRIQLRVQGKELDLRVSTVPTSFGESVVMRILDRETVAFDFAELGFTDAFRARFVDVLERPHGILLVTGPTGSGKSTTLYTALSKINTPDVKIITVEDPVEYQLEGINQIQVKPQIGLDFANALRSIMRQDPDVIMIGEMRDLETCRIAIQSALTGHLVLSTLHTNSAAGAVTRLLDMGVEDYLLGSTVNGILAQRLVRRLDPATAVPYEPAPEVIEQFELERHAQGQPIRLWKPVPSAANPTGYRGRRAIMEFLVMSDALRRLVMQRADAGAIERQARAEGMRSMYEDGIAKALAGITTLEEVLRVTQEG, encoded by the coding sequence GTGGATTGCGTGGCGGGCACGGCGGACGGGCGCGAGGCCGCGGTGTGCGCGGCGCTGGTGGCGCGTGGGGCGTTGAAGGAAAGCGACCTGGCGCGCGCGCGGCGGCTGCACGAGGAAACGCCCGAAGGCACGCTCACCGCGCTGCTCGCGCGCTTGGGTCTGGTCGCCGAACGCGATCTCGCGCAGGCCTGGTCGGAGCTGCTCGGCGCGCCGCTGCTCGTCGCCGCCGAGGCGCCGGTGCTGGCGCCGCCGGAACTCGAAATCTCGCCGCGGTTCCTCAAGCAGCAGCACGTGGTGCCGGTGCGCGAGGGCGAGGACAGCCTCGCGCTGGTGGTCGCCGATCCGGCCGACCCATACCCGCTGCAGGCGGTGGAGCTGGCCGCCGGCAAGCGGGTCGGCCTGCGCATCGGTCTGCGTTCGGAGATCGACGAACTGATCGAGCGCTACTACGGCAGCGGACGCTCGGCGATGGGCGCGATCGTGGAGAACCTCGACGGCAGCGCCGCCGAGGAAGAGGACGTCGAGCACCTGCGCGATCTCGCCTCCGAGGCGCCGGTGATCCGGCTGGTGAACCTGATCCTGCAGCGCGCAGTGGAGAGCCGCGCCTCGGACGTGCATGTCGAGCCGTTCGAGAACCGCCTGAAGGTGCGCTATCGCATCGATGGCGTGCTGCACGAGGTGGAAGCGCCGCCGGCCTCGAGCACCGCGGCGGTGATCTCGCGGGTGAAGATCATGGCGCGGCTCAACATCGCCGAGCGCCGGCTGCCGCAGGACGGCCGCATCCAGTTGCGCGTGCAGGGCAAGGAGCTCGACCTGCGCGTGTCCACCGTGCCGACCAGCTTCGGCGAATCGGTGGTGATGCGCATCCTCGACCGCGAGACGGTGGCCTTCGACTTCGCCGAGCTCGGCTTCACCGACGCCTTCCGCGCGCGCTTCGTCGACGTGCTGGAACGCCCGCACGGCATCCTGCTGGTGACCGGCCCGACCGGCTCGGGCAAGAGCACCACGCTGTACACCGCGCTCTCCAAGATCAACACGCCGGACGTGAAGATCATCACCGTCGAAGACCCGGTGGAATACCAGCTCGAGGGCATCAACCAGATCCAGGTGAAGCCGCAGATCGGGCTGGACTTCGCCAACGCGCTGCGCTCGATCATGCGCCAGGATCCGGACGTGATCATGATCGGCGAGATGCGCGATCTGGAAACCTGCCGCATCGCCATCCAGTCCGCGCTCACCGGCCATCTGGTGCTGTCCACGCTGCACACCAACTCGGCCGCCGGCGCGGTCACCCGGCTGCTCGACATGGGCGTGGAGGATTACCTGCTGGGCTCGACCGTCAACGGCATCCTCGCCCAGCGGCTGGTGCGCCGGCTCGATCCGGCCACCGCGGTGCCCTATGAGCCCGCGCCGGAAGTCATCGAACAGTTCGAGCTGGAACGCCATGCGCAAGGGCAACCGATCCGCCTGTGGAAGCCGGTGCCGAGCGCGGCCAATCCAACCGGTTATCGCGGCCGTCGCGCGATCATGGAGTTCCTGGTGATGAGCGATGCGCTGCGCCGGCTGGTGATGCAGCGCGCCGACGCCGGCGCGATCGAGCGTCAGGCGCGCGCCGAAGGCATGCGCAGCATGTACGAGGACGGCATCGCCAAGGCGCTCGCCGGCATCACCACGCTGGAAGAAGTGCTGCGCGTGACGCAGGAGGGCTGA
- the gspF gene encoding type II secretion system inner membrane protein GspF, with translation MAQFRYRAVSAAGELLAGSMEAASVEDVVARLQDQGHTPLEARPAAVGDDGAGLAALFRRGPFSGDQLAQFTHQLATLLGAGQPLDRALGVLLELPEGERAKQLVERVRERVRGGAPLSQALEEEHGVFPRLYVALVRAGESGGALEDTLRRLADYLERAQQLKGSIVNALIYPAFLLVGVLGSLVLLLAYVVPQFVPIFEDMQVPIPLITQAVLALGNVLKTWGWLLAILAIAGALLWRARLRDPAARLAWHAKLLSRRGIGPLLLKIETARIARTLGTLLVNGVPLLSALAIARQVTANRALEAALMQAAEAVKGGAGLGLALAQSQRFPRLALQMVQVGEEAGQLDTMLLKVADTFELESRRAIDRLLAALVPALTIAMTVLVAIIMAAILLPLLSLTSNIQ, from the coding sequence GTGGCGCAGTTCCGCTATCGCGCCGTCAGCGCCGCCGGCGAGCTGCTCGCCGGATCGATGGAAGCGGCCAGCGTCGAGGACGTGGTCGCGCGCCTGCAGGACCAGGGCCACACGCCGCTGGAAGCGCGTCCCGCCGCAGTCGGCGACGATGGCGCGGGGCTGGCCGCGCTGTTCCGGCGCGGACCCTTCAGTGGCGACCAGCTCGCCCAGTTCACCCATCAGCTGGCGACCCTGCTCGGCGCCGGCCAGCCGCTGGATCGCGCGCTCGGCGTGCTGCTCGAACTGCCCGAGGGCGAACGCGCGAAGCAGCTCGTCGAGCGCGTGCGCGAACGCGTGCGCGGCGGCGCGCCGCTGTCGCAGGCGCTGGAGGAGGAGCACGGCGTGTTCCCGCGCCTGTACGTCGCGCTGGTGCGCGCGGGCGAGAGCGGCGGCGCGCTGGAAGACACCCTGCGCCGCCTGGCCGACTACCTCGAGCGCGCGCAGCAGCTCAAGGGCAGCATCGTCAACGCGCTGATCTACCCGGCCTTCCTGCTCGTCGGCGTGCTCGGCTCGCTGGTGCTGCTGCTGGCCTACGTGGTGCCGCAGTTCGTGCCGATCTTCGAGGACATGCAGGTGCCGATCCCGCTGATCACGCAGGCCGTGCTCGCGCTCGGCAACGTGCTCAAGACATGGGGCTGGCTGCTGGCGATCCTCGCCATCGCCGGTGCGTTGCTGTGGCGCGCGCGACTGCGCGACCCGGCCGCGCGGCTGGCCTGGCACGCGAAGCTGCTGAGCCGGCGCGGCATCGGTCCGCTGCTGCTCAAGATCGAGACCGCGCGCATCGCGCGCACGCTGGGCACGCTGCTCGTCAACGGCGTGCCGCTGCTTTCCGCGCTCGCCATCGCGCGTCAGGTCACCGCCAACCGCGCGCTGGAAGCGGCGCTCATGCAGGCCGCCGAAGCGGTCAAGGGCGGCGCCGGGCTGGGCCTGGCGCTCGCGCAGTCGCAGCGCTTCCCGCGGCTCGCGCTGCAGATGGTGCAGGTCGGCGAGGAAGCCGGCCAGCTCGACACGATGCTGCTCAAGGTCGCCGACACCTTCGAGCTGGAGAGCCGGCGCGCGATCGATCGCCTGCTCGCCGCGCTGGTGCCCGCGCTCACCATCGCGATGACCGTGCTGGTGGCGATCATCATGGCGGCGATCCTGCTGCCGCTGCTCAGCCTCACCAGCAACATCCAGTAA
- a CDS encoding GspH/FimT family pseudopilin, whose protein sequence is MTATSIVVFDAASRQPPAGATRRARGFTLLEMLAVIALIGIAAVAVSVSVTQGLAGARVRAASGELAAALRATRAQAIVQGRAQGFELDVRDASYRGADGRIVALPAGMRVSITSAREDQPDAHTGRIRFFPDGSSTGGHIVLAHGARRWRIDVAWLTGAVGVGDDAVVR, encoded by the coding sequence ATGACCGCGACATCGATCGTCGTCTTCGATGCAGCAAGCCGGCAACCGCCCGCCGGCGCGACTCGCCGCGCGCGGGGCTTCACGCTGCTGGAAATGCTCGCCGTGATCGCGCTGATCGGCATCGCCGCCGTAGCGGTGTCGGTGTCGGTGACCCAGGGTCTGGCCGGCGCGCGCGTACGCGCGGCCAGCGGCGAGCTGGCCGCCGCCTTGCGTGCCACCCGTGCGCAGGCGATCGTGCAAGGTCGCGCGCAGGGCTTCGAGCTGGACGTGCGCGACGCCAGCTACCGCGGCGCCGACGGCCGCATCGTGGCTCTGCCGGCCGGCATGCGGGTGTCGATCACCAGCGCGCGCGAGGACCAGCCCGACGCGCACACCGGCCGCATCCGCTTCTTTCCCGATGGCAGCTCCACCGGCGGCCACATCGTCCTCGCGCACGGGGCACGGCGCTGGCGCATCGACGTGGCATGGCTCACCGGCGCGGTCGGCGTCGGTGACGACGCGGTCGTGCGATGA
- the gspG gene encoding type II secretion system major pseudopilin GspG — protein MQHEHIRSTGRAGGFTLLEMLAVIVLIGIIGAVVVTQVGKNVDKGKYGAGKAQLTTLAQKIENYALDNGAPPAQLGDLVTKPANAGNWQGPYAKPSDLKDPWGHDFGYKAPGEHGSFDLVFYGQDGKPGGEGYDADVGNWQ, from the coding sequence ATGCAGCACGAACACATTCGTTCCACCGGCCGCGCCGGCGGCTTCACCCTGCTCGAGATGCTCGCGGTGATCGTGCTGATCGGCATCATCGGCGCGGTGGTGGTGACCCAGGTCGGCAAGAACGTGGACAAGGGCAAGTACGGCGCCGGCAAGGCGCAGCTCACCACGCTGGCGCAGAAAATCGAGAACTACGCGCTCGACAACGGCGCGCCACCGGCGCAGCTCGGCGACCTCGTCACCAAGCCGGCCAACGCGGGCAACTGGCAGGGTCCGTATGCCAAGCCGTCCGACCTCAAGGACCCGTGGGGCCACGACTTCGGCTACAAGGCGCCGGGCGAGCATGGCAGCTTCGATCTCGTCTTCTACGGCCAGGACGGCAAGCCCGGCGGCGAGGGCTACGACGCGGACGTCGGCAACTGGCAGTAA
- a CDS encoding prepilin-type N-terminal cleavage/methylation domain-containing protein, giving the protein MRRARGFSLLEMVAAMLLLALAFTALMQVAGGALRLAGNAGDHSRAALCARSVLDGAFVLEPLRTGSFGGRLGDDCRWQLDVRPWRPAAAAQEPAAPDTPLGLYHLELRVRWGAQGHERTARFSTLRVASTTGEMP; this is encoded by the coding sequence ATGAGGCGCGCGCGCGGCTTCAGCCTGCTGGAAATGGTGGCGGCGATGCTGCTGCTCGCGCTGGCCTTCACCGCGCTGATGCAGGTCGCCGGCGGCGCGCTGCGTCTGGCCGGCAACGCCGGCGACCACAGCCGCGCCGCATTGTGCGCACGCAGCGTGCTCGATGGCGCCTTCGTGCTGGAGCCGCTCAGAACCGGCAGCTTCGGCGGCCGCCTGGGCGATGACTGTCGCTGGCAGCTCGACGTGCGGCCGTGGCGGCCGGCGGCGGCAGCGCAGGAACCGGCGGCACCGGACACGCCGCTGGGCCTCTACCACCTGGAGCTACGCGTGCGCTGGGGCGCGCAGGGGCACGAGCGCACGGCGCGCTTCAGCACCCTGCGCGTGGCCTCCACGACCGGGGAGATGCCGTGA
- a CDS encoding prepilin-type N-terminal cleavage/methylation domain-containing protein — MAAAEPARPTACTAPPAMACARAATGRGSLGRATVRHDRAGPGLPRGFSLLEVLGALALLALLLLGVYAGIRTATQSVRAGTAAIDRLDRIRAAQAFLRRELAQAMAQPIGRDERGDALYFSGNAHELRFVAPLPGYLGKRGPQLQTLTLVDDGHGGQRLEIRFAALATGGEAAPAQGRTEVLLEGVHEGAFAYRGVDARGQPGDWQSDWPDGRLLPALVRIELKAPAPEHWPPLVAPLRVDAGASLGRPGLLQRLRPLGGAR; from the coding sequence ATGGCGGCGGCCGAACCGGCAAGGCCGACGGCCTGCACCGCCCCGCCTGCAATGGCCTGCGCGAGGGCGGCCACCGGTCGCGGCAGCCTTGGCCGGGCCACGGTCCGGCACGACCGCGCTGGTCCTGGACTGCCGCGCGGCTTCAGCCTGCTCGAGGTGCTCGGCGCGCTGGCGCTGCTCGCACTGCTGCTGCTCGGCGTGTACGCCGGCATCCGCACCGCGACACAGAGCGTGCGCGCCGGCACCGCGGCGATCGACCGGCTCGACCGCATCCGCGCGGCGCAGGCCTTCCTGCGTCGCGAACTGGCCCAGGCGATGGCGCAGCCGATCGGACGCGACGAACGCGGCGATGCGCTGTACTTCTCCGGAAACGCGCACGAACTGCGTTTCGTCGCGCCGCTGCCGGGCTATCTGGGCAAGCGCGGACCGCAATTGCAGACGCTGACCCTGGTCGACGACGGCCATGGCGGGCAGCGACTGGAAATCCGCTTCGCCGCCCTGGCCACCGGCGGCGAAGCCGCCCCCGCGCAGGGCCGCACGGAAGTGCTGCTGGAAGGCGTGCACGAGGGCGCGTTCGCCTATCGCGGCGTCGATGCCCGCGGGCAGCCGGGTGACTGGCAGTCCGACTGGCCCGACGGCCGCCTGCTGCCCGCGCTGGTGCGCATCGAACTCAAGGCGCCCGCCCCCGAACACTGGCCGCCGCTGGTGGCGCCGCTGCGGGTGGATGCGGGCGCGAGCCTGGGCCGTCCCGGGCTGCTGCAGCGTCTGCGTCCGCTGGGCGGTGCGCGATGA